One genomic region from Saccharomyces cerevisiae S288C chromosome XI, complete sequence encodes:
- the SMY1 gene encoding Smy1p (Kinesin-like myosin passenger-protein; interacts with Myo2p and enhances its interaction with Sec4p during transport of secretory vesicles; controls actin cable structure and dynamics), whose translation MHWNIISKEQSSSSVSLPTLDSSEPCHIEVILRAIPEKGLQNNESTFKIDPYENTVLFRTNNPLHETTKETHSTFQFDKVFDANATQEDVQKFLVHPIINDVLNGYNGTVITYGPSFSGKSYSLIGSKESEGILPNICKTLFDTLEKNEETKGDSFSVSVLAFEIYMEKTYDLLVPLPERKPLKLHRSSSKMDLEIKDICPAHVGSYEDLRSYIQAVQNVGNRMACGDKTERSRSHLVFQLHVEQRNRKDDILKNSSLYLVDLHGAEKFDKRTESTLSQDALKKLNQSIEALKNTVRSLSMKERDSAYSAKGSHSSAYRESQLTEVLKDSLGGNRKTKVILTCFLSNVPTTLSTLEFGDSIRQINNKVTDNTTGLNLKKKMDLFIQDMKIKDDNYVAQINILKAEIDSLKSLHNKSLPEDDEKKMLENTKKENIKLKLQLDSITQLLSSSTNEDPNNRIDEEVSEILTKRCEQIAQLELSFDRQMNSNSKLQQELEYKKSKEEALESMNVRLLEQIQLQEREIQELLTTNAILKGELETHTKLTETRSERIKSLESSVKELSLNKSAIPSPRRGSMSSSSGNTMLHIEEGSEISNSPWSANTSSKPLVWGARKVSSSSIATTGSQESFVARPFKKGLNLHSIKVTSSTPKSPSSGS comes from the coding sequence ATGCACTGGAATATAATTTCGAAAGAGCAAAGTAGCTCTTCTGTATCGTTACCAACTCTAGACAGCAGTGAACCCTGTCACATCGAAGTTATCCTCAGGGCGATACCCGAAAAAGGATTACAAAACAATGAGTCGACCTTCAAAATAGACCCATATGAAAATACTGTGCTATTTCGCACAAACAATCCGTTACATGAGACAACCAAGGAGACCCATTCAACATTTCAATTCGATAAGGTATTCGATGCTAACGCCACTCAAGAAGATGTTCAGAAATTTCTGGTGCATCCAATAATAAATGATGTTTTGAATGGTTATAACGGTACTGTAATAACATATGGACCAAGTTTCAGCGGAAAGTCCTATTCCCTTATTGGATCAAAAGAAAGCGAAGGAATTCTACCGAACATATGCAAGACCTTGTTTGATACgctagaaaaaaatgaagaaacaAAGGGAGATAGTTTTAGCGTAAGTGTTTTGGCATTCGAAATATATATGGAGAAAACGTATGACTTATTGGTACCTTTACCTGAAAGAAAACCATTAAAGCTTCACCGTTCTTCAAGCAAAATGGActtagaaatcaaagataTTTGTCCGGCACATGTCGGATCGTATGAAGACTTAAGAAGCTACATTCAGGCAGTCCAAAACGTCGGCAATAGGATGGCATGTGGCGACAAGACAGAGAGATCAAGATCACACCtagtttttcaattacACGTAGAACAAAGGAATAGAAAAGAtgatatattaaaaaatagttCTTTATATCTGGTTGATTTACACGGGGCAGAGAAGTTCGATAAAAGAACTGAAAGTACGCTATCACAAGATGcgttaaaaaaattaaaccAATCTATTGAGGCGTTGAAAAACACTGTGCGGTCCTTGTCAATGAAAGAGCGTGATTCAGCCTACAGCGCAAAAGGATCACATAGTTCTGCTTACCGTGAATCGCAATTAACTGAAGTGTTAAAAGATTCCCTTGGGGGAAATAGGAAAACAAAGGTGATATTGACATGTTTCTTAAGTAATGTTCCAACTACCCTATCAACACTAGAATTTGGTGACAGTATTAGACAGATCAATAACAAGGTTACAGATAACACCACAGGTTtaaatctgaaaaaaaaaatggatcTATTTATTCAGGACATGAAAATTAAGGATGATAATTATGTTGCCCAAATTAATATACTAAAGGCTGAAATAGACTCTTTAAAAAGCCTTCACAATAAATCTCTTCCCGAAGACgacgagaaaaaaatgttagaaaatacaaagaaagaaaatatcaaactAAAGCTTCAATTAGACAGTATTACCCAATTATTGAGTAGTTCTACCAATGAAGATCCTAACAATCGTATTGACGAAGAAGTTTCTGAAATATTAACGAAAAGATGCGAACAGATTGCTCAGCTTGAGTTATCTTTTGATCGACAGATGAATTCCAATTCTAAGTTGCAGCAAGAGTTAGAATACAAAAAGTCAAAAGAGGAAGCCTTAGAGTCTATGAACGTTAGGCTACTAGAACAAATTCAGCTTCAGGAAAGAGAGATTCAAGAGCTTTTAACTACTAACGCCATCTTAAAGGGTGAACTAGAAACTCACACTAAACTTACTGAAACACGCAGTGAAAGGATAAAATCTTTGGAAAGTTCTGTCAAAGAGCTTTCTCTTAATAAATCTGCAATCCCATCTCCTAGAAGAGGGTCTATGAGCTCGTCATCAGGAAATACTATGTTGCATATCGAGGAGGGTTCTGAAATATCAAATAGCCCTTGGTCAGCCAATACTTCCTCAAAACCTTTAGTATGGGGCGCGAGAAAGGTTTCTTCTAGCAGTATAGCAACCACTGGATCACAGGAGTCTTTTGTGGCAAGACCGTTCAAGAAGGGATTAAACCTCCATTCGATAAAAGTCACTTCGAGTACTCCAAAAAGTCCCTCTTCTGGAAGCTGA
- the DHR2 gene encoding RNA helicase (Predominantly nucleolar DEAH-box ATP-dependent RNA helicase; required for 18S rRNA synthesis) gives MAANSNSRVASNHTSKKQKVRRNIHPFTNNTRIKRASKIVKFNDSGEGDHVSDQRSNKENVLTYKSLKSRASDLLKMRETLPVYQHKREIMSYIESNPVTVLIGETGSGKSTQIPQFVLEKLYDTKKHGSIAVTQPRRVAAINLATRVAQEHGCKLGEQVGYSVRFDNTTTTRTRLKYLTDGMLLRELMMNSDLREYSVIVIDEAHERTVLTDLILGFLKSLIQGPRPDLRIIVMSATLQAEKFSEFFNNAPILFVEGRKFDVKQYYLKAPTDDIVDAVIRCCIQINQGEELGDILCFLPGQEEIDKAVTIMEKIAKYVSDEAPVPLIVPYPLYAALPAVQQSLVFAPIKGFKRKVVFSTNIAETSVTISGVKFVVDSGLRKVKVWRHQLGLATLLTVPISQASAMQRSGRAGRESEGKSFRLYCESDYVKLPKQSEPEIARSDVTSPVLMLKRYGVDDLLNWTWFENPGKEAIVMGLQELYELGALDTRGKITKRGQQMALLPLQPHLSSVLIKASEVGCLSQVIDIVSCLSVENLLLNPSPEERDEVNERRLSLCNAGKRYGDLIMLKELFDIYFYELGKSQDASSERNDWCKGLCISIRGFKNVIRVRDQLRVYCKRLFSSISEEDEESKKIGEDGELISKILKCFLTGFIKNTAIGMPDRSYRTVSTGEPISIHPSSMLFMNKSCPGIMYTEYVFTTKGYARNVSRIELSWLQEVVTNAAAVAKQKVSDSK, from the coding sequence ATGGCAGCAAATAGCAATAGTAGAGTTGCATCAAACCATACTTctaaaaaacaaaaggtTAGGAGGAATATACATCCATTCACGAATAACACTCGGATTAAAAGAGCTAGTAAAATCGTAAAGTTTAATGATTCAGGCGAGGGCGACCATGTTTCAGACCAACGTTCGAACAAGGAAAATGTCCTTACTTataaatctttgaaaagtCGGGCAAGCGATTTACTCAAAATGAGAGAAACACTTCCCGTTTACCAACACAAGCGAGAAATAATGTCATATATTGAAAGCAATCCCGTTACCGTCCTTATTGGTGAAACAGGTTCTGGTAAATCAACACAAATTCCGCAATTCGtattagaaaaattatatgATACGAAGAAGCATGGGTCGATTGCTGTAACTCAACCCCGTCGTGTTGCGGCCATCAATTTGGCTACACGTGTTGCTCAAGAACATGGTTGCAAACTGGGTGAACAAGTAGGTTATTCTGTCAGATTTGACAATACGACTACTACAAGAACAAGACTTAAGTATCTGACTGACGGTATGTTACTTAGAGAACTTATGATGAATAGTGACCTTAGAGAATACAGCGTCATCGTTATCGATGAAGCGCATGAAAGAACTGTGCTTACAGATTTGATATTGGGGTTCTTAAAATCCTTGATACAAGGGCCAAGACCTGATTTGAGAATAATTGTTATGTCTGCAACATTGCAAGCCGAAAAATTTAGTGAGTTCTTCAATAATGCCCCAATCTTATTTGtagaaggaagaaaatttgatgtcAAACAATACTACTTGAAGGCGCCAACAGATGATATAGTAGACGCTGTCATCAGGTGTTGTATACAAATAAACCAAGGTGAAGAACTGGGAGATATCTTATGTTTTTTACCGGGCCAAGAAGAGATTGACAAAGCAGTGACTATAATGGAGAAAATTGCAAAGTATGTTTCAGATGAGGCCCCAGTACCATTAATAGTTCCTTATCCTTTATATGCAGCTCTTCCCGCGGTCCAACAGTCCTTGGTCTTCGCTCCGATAAAGGGTTTCAAGAGAAAAGTCGTCTTTAGTACCAATATTGCAGAAACATCTGTTACCATATCCGGTGTTAAATTTGTCGTTGATTCTGGTCTTCGAAAAGTCAAAGTTTGGAGACATCAGCTGGGATTAGCCACTCTACTTACCGTACCCATTTCTCAGGCAAGTGCGATGCAGAGAAGTGGTCGTGCTGGTAGAGAAAGTGAAGGAAAGAGTTTCAGGCTTTATTGTGAGTCTGATTATGTGAAATTACCTAAACAAAGTGAACCTGAAATAGCCAGAAGTGACGTCACATCTCCTGTGTTAATGTTGAAGAGATATGGTGTTGATGACCTGCTAAACTGGACCTGGTTTGAGAACCCTGGAAAGGAAGCTATAGTAATGGGGCTTCAGGAACTTTATGAATTGGGTGCTCTTGACACTCGTGGAAAGATAACTAAACGGGGTCAACAAATGGCTCTGTTACCGCTACAACCGCATTTAAGTAGTGTCTTAATTAAAGCCAGTGAAGTCGGATGTTTGAGTCAGGTCATTGATATCGTCTCTTGCCTTAGTGTGGAAAATTTACTGTTGAATCCGTCACCAGAAGAAAGAGATGAGGTGAACGAGCGTCGTTTGTCCTTATGCAACGCTGGTAAAAGGTATGGTGACCTTATCATGCTGAAAGAGCTTTTTGATATCTATTTCTACGAACTAGGGAAAAGTCAAGATGCAAGCTCTGAAAGAAATGATTGGTGTAAAGGATTGTGTATTTCGATACGTGGGTTTAAAAATGTAATTCGTGTCAGAGACCAGTTAAGAGTTTATTGTAAGCgtttgttttcttcaatcagtgaagaggatgaagaatCCAAAAAGATTGGTGAAGATGGCGAGCTAATTtcgaaaattttaaagTGTTTCTTAACTGGGTTTATCAAGAATACAGCTATAGGGATGCCAGACAGGTCTTATAGAACTGTTTCCACTGGAGAGCCGATAAGCATTCATCCATCATCTATGCTATTTATGAATAAAAGCTGCCCCGGTATAATGTACACGGAGTATGTCTTTACTACGAAGGGATATGCCAGAAATGTTAGTAGGATTGAACTTTCATGGTTACAAGAAGTTGTCACTAATGCAGCCGCTGTAGCAAAGCAAAAAGTTTCTGATTCAAAATAA
- the PSG1 gene encoding Psg1p (Protein that promotes the transport and maturation of Pma1 with Exp1; cleaved specifically by Kex2p; localizes to the Golgi apparatus and to the endoplasmic reticulum in HTP studies) — translation MRFHDSILIFFSLASLYQHVHGARQVVRPKEKMTTSEEVKPWLRTVYGSQKELVTPTVIAGVTFSEKPEETPNPLKPWVSLEHDGRPKTIKPEINKGRTKKGRPDYSTYFKTVSSHTYSYEELKAHNMGPNEVFVEEEYIDEDDTYVSLNPIVRCTPNLYFNKGLAKDIRSEPFCTPYENSRWKVDKTYFVTWYTRFFTDENSGKVADKVRVHLSYVKENPVEKGNYKRDIPATFFSSEWIDNDNGLMPVEVRDEWLQDQFDRRIVVSVQPIYISDEDFDPLQYGILLYITKGSKVFKPTKEQLALDDAGITNDQWYYVALSIPTVVVVFFVFMYFFLYVNGKNRDFTDVTRKALNKKRRVLGKFSEMKKFKNMKNHKYTELPSYKKTSKQN, via the coding sequence ATGAGATTTCACGATAGTATActtatcttcttttctttggcaTCGCTTTATCAACATGTTCATGGTGCAAGACAAGTCGTTCGTCCAAAGGAGAAAATGACTACTTCAGAAGAAGTTAAACCTTGGTTACGTACGGTTTATGGAAGTCAAAAAGAATTAGTCACTCCTACGGTCATTGCCGGTGTCACTTTTTCTGAAAAACCAGAAGAAACACCAAATCCATTGAAACCTTGGGTATCTTTAGAGCATGATGGTAGGCCAAAAACCATTAAACCAGAAATCAACAAAGGTCGAACCAAGAAGGGAAGACCTGATTACTCAACTTACTTCAAAACGGTAAGTTCCCACACATATTCTTATGAAGAATTGAAGGCTCACAATATGGGCCCTAATGAAGTTTTTGTAGAAGAAGAGtatattgatgaagatgacaCCTACGTCTCCCTGAATCCTATTGTCAGATGTACTCCTAATCTTTACTTCAATAAAGGTCTAGCAAAGGATATCCGCAGTGAGCCATTTTGTACCCCTTATGAGAATTCTAGATGGAAGGTTGACAAGACTTACTTCGTTACTTGGTATACAAGATTTTTTACAGATGAGAATTCCGGTAAAGTTGCTGATAAGGTTCGTGTTCATTTGTCCTATGTTAAAGAAAACCCCGTAGAGAAGGGCAATTATAAAAGAGATATCCCTGcaacttttttctcttccgAATGGATTGATAATGACAACGGTCTAATGCCGGTTGAGGTCAGAGATGAATGGCTGCAGGACCAATTTGATCGTAGGATCGTTGTATCAGTTCAGCCAATATACATATCAGATGAAGATTTCGATCCACTACAATACGGTATTTTATTATACATCACTAAGGGTTCAAAAGTGTTTAAGCCTACTAAGGAGCAACTGGCTTTAGACGATGCAGGTATAACAAATGATCAGTGGTATTATGTTGCATTATCTATCCCTACTGTCGTGGTGGTATTTTTCGTCTTCATGtactttttcttatatGTCAACGGGAAAAACAGAGATTTCACAGATGTTACTAGAAAAGCTTTAAACAAGAAACGCCGTGTTTTGGGTAAGTTCTCggagatgaagaaattcaaaaacatgAAAAATCACAAGTACACCGAATTGCCATCTTATAAGAAAACCAGTAAACAAAATTAG
- the AAN1 gene encoding Aan1p (hypothetical protein; regulates actin cable stability and branched-chain amino acid (BCAA) metabolism; involved in mitochondrial quality control and longevity; proposed to be involved in resistance to streptozotocin and camptothecin; localizes to punctate cytosolic structures) — MAKDLLPKQAANEPSLKDCTCKRCLKLGASKEKKIRRKKKGEEKRERHYGNRRKLTFNFLKHTNMENTNYDVITSVGYLNEKYGLKKSHYIEKFIKCIHRKINIDVSKITDAYVNSLNPWVKVKLFLLLVTLSEKGGPEYWLDKTDGEKNSEASSTDNSLENSTKGADSAGSTALRDEMVKSHKNLFPTLTEQIIQHNINQDFTESTYDEDYVFSSIWANFMEGLINHYLEKVIVPYSEMKVCQQLYKPMMKIISLYNEYNELMVKSEKNGFLPSLQDSENVQGDKGEKESKDDAVSQERLERAQKLLWQAREDIPKTISKELTLLSEMYSTLSADEQDYELDEFVCCAEEYIELEYLPALVDVLFANCGTNNFWKIMLVLEPFFYYIEDVGGDDDEDEDNVDNSEGDEESLLSRNVEGDDNVVERHFKPDPRVITLEKICEVAARQKWI, encoded by the coding sequence ATGGCTAAAGATTTATTGCCCAAGCAAGCGGCCAACGAGCCATCGTTAAAGGACTGTACCTGTAAAAGATGTCTTAAATTGGGTgcttcaaaagaaaaaaagattagaagaaagaagaaaggtgaggagaaaagagaaagacaTTATGGAAATAGACGAAAGTTAACATTCAACTTTTTGAAGCATACGAACATGGAAAATACAAATTACGACGTAATCACTTCGGTTGGATATCTGAATGAAAAATACggattgaaaaaatcacattacattgaaaaatttatcaaatgcatccatagaaaaataaatatcgATGTTAGCAAAATTACGGACGCCTATGTAAACTCGCTAAACCCGTGGGTTAAAGTAAAACTCTTCCTTTTATTGGTGACATTGTCTGAAAAGGGTGGTCCGGAATACTGGCTAGATAAGACAGATGGTGAAAAGAACTCAGAGGCGTCTTCAACAGATAATAGTTTGGAAAATTCTACTAAAGGAGCAGATAGCGCTGGATCTACTGCTTTGAGAGATGAAATGGTCAAAAGCCATAAAAACCTTTTCCCAACTCTTACAGAGCAAATCATACAGCATAACATCAACCAAGATTTTACGGAATCGACTTACGACGAGGATTATGTATTTTCGTCAATTTGGGCAAACTTCATGGAAGGACTGATCAATCACTATTTGGAAAAAGTCATTGTACCTTACTCGGAAATGAAAGTCTGTCAGCAATTATACAAGCCTATGATGAAAATTATCTCCCTCTATAACGAATACAATGAGCTTATGGTCAAAAGCGAAAAGAACGGATTCTTGCCTTCTCTACAAGACTCCGAAAATGTCCAAGGTGATAAAGGCGAAAAAGAGAGCAAGGATGATGCCGTTAGCCAAGAAAGACTGGAAAGAGCGCAAAAGCTGTTATGGCAAGCTCGAGAAGATATTCCAAAAACAATTAGCAAAGAATTAACGTTGTTATCAGAAATGTATTCTACATTATCTGCTGATGAGCAAGATTACGAATTAGATGAATTTGTTTGTTGCGCAGAGGAGTACATTGAATTGGAATACCTACCTGCCCTTGTAGATGTCTTGTTTGCTAATTGTGGCACGAACAACTTCTGGAAAATTATGTTGGTGTTGGAACCCTTTTTCTACTACATTGAAGACGTCGGCGgagatgatgatgaagatgaagataatGTGGACAATAGCGAGGGCGACGAAGAAAGCTTACTTAGCAGGAATGTGGAAGGAGATGATAATGTGGTTGAGCGTCATTTTAAGCCTGATCCAAGGGTCATTACActggaaaaaatatgtGAAGTTGCTGCAAGACAGAAATGGATATAA
- the MUD2 gene encoding Mud2p (Protein involved in early pre-mRNA splicing; component of the pre-mRNA-U1 snRNP complex, the commitment complex; interacts with Msl5p/BBP splicing factor and Sub2p; similar to metazoan splicing factor U2AF65) codes for MADEKRLEDLRSKIMESIGKSEKDVVPIENKRFNTDNAVIDTHFKRQKSDGELPKAPKSRNVSHSNNRGPSSIITMSTNRTTYEQTRAGPHRQSYRDASGRSYNRENRYSSHNTGPQWNNNPYNRQRDERRGRNERFDRRGRNGNGNYDRFNYQRKNEGSKFNGDRDKRQLQTNKYDMNYNSQNVMYPGSSFDSPAYYNMASSKANSRLVISGLSQSSDPSIVARLKDLLENFISGLQKTESNAEDFKISNFYIGEGRPDHIIVEFSSQICSTMVLACRSFFNAKLGTFDLKWRRPNDYVQQLDHLVDFCRGTVIALENLENIGEGEDYRMKELFSSLNVTNGTAKPLFYKCSSNTNNTGKESEFTKCILLSFEVVTQDILDKLKPYKWFKPNDGKISQVTSWITFQSLPNLVTQSVRVESRVLLLLNCLDPLDLKDETFITEIKETLKYSIAGADTIKICQPGVDYRLNFENLASGAGNIYIKFKTLEAAKHAMEELPGTQFNDRTVLCTYIDEDDFDMMEATQLS; via the coding sequence ATGGCTGATGAAAAGAGACTGGAGGATTTGAGATCCAAAATAATGGAGTCTATAGGAAAATCAGAAAAGGATGTTGTGCCGATTGAGAACAAAAGATTCAACACGGATAATGCAGTTATAGATACACATTTTAAGAGGCAAAAAAGTGACGGTGAGCTTCCGAAAGCGCCAAAAAGTAGAAACGTTTCACATTCTAATAACAGAGGACCATCGTCAATAATTACTATGAGCACGAATCGAACGACTTATGAACAAACAAGGGCAGGTCCTCATCGTCAAAGTTATCGGGATGCATCGGGAAGATCATATAACAGGGAGAATCGGTATAGTAGTCACAATACTGGGCCCCAATGGAACAACAATCCCTATAATAGGCAACGGGatgaaagaagaggaagaaatgaaagGTTCGATAGAAGGGGAAGAAATGGAAACGGAAACTACGATCGTTTCAATTACCAAAGGAAGAACGAAGGTTCTAAATTCAATGGCGACCGTGATAAAAGGCAGTTGCAAACTAATAAATATGACATGAACTATAATTCCCAAAATGTAATGTACCCGGGTTCATCATTCGATTCTCCGGCTTACTACAACATGGCCTCATCCAAGGCAAATTCAAGGCTTGTAATTTCGGGCTTGTCTCAAAGCAGCGACCCCAGCATTGTAGCAAGATTGAAAGATTTGctggaaaattttatttcagGTCTCCAGAAAACTGAGAGTAATGCGGAGGActttaaaatttccaaCTTTTATATTGGTGAAGGAAGGCCGGACCATATTATTGTTGAGTTTAGTTCTCAGATCTGTAGCACTATGGTTTTGGCCTGTCGATCATTCTTTAATGCGAAGCTTGGTACTTTCGACTTAAAATGGAGAAGACCTAATGATTATGTTCAACAACTTGATCATCTGGTCGATTTTTGCAGGGGTACGGTAATTGCAttggaaaatttggaaaatatagGCGAGGGTGAAGATTATAGAATGAAAGAGCTTTTTTCGTCATTGAATGTAACAAACGGTACCGCTAAGCCACTTTTTTACAAATGTTCGTCCAATACAAACAACACTGGCAAAGAATCCGAATTCACTAAATGTATTCTATTATCGTTTGAAGTCGTCACTCAGGATATTCTTGATAAATTAAAACCATACAAATGGTTCAAGCCAAATGATGGAAAGATATCACAAGTTACTTCATGGATTACGTTTCAAAGCCTGCCAAATCTGGTTACCCAATCTGTTCGTGTTGAATCGAGAGTTTTGTTGCTCTTAAATTGTCTTGATCCATTGGATTTGAAAGATGAAACCTTTATCAcagaaattaaagaaacaTTAAAGTATAGTATCGCGGGAGCAGATACGATTAAAATATGCCAACCCGGCGTCGATTACAGActtaattttgaaaacttggcTTCCGGAGCCGGTAATATTTATATCAAGTTCAAGACCTTGGAGGCAGCAAAACACGCAATGGAAGAATTGCCGGGTACGCAATTCAACGATCGCACTGTTCTGTGTACTTATATAGATGAGGACGACTTTGACATGATGGAAGCAACCCAACTTTCCTAA